A window from Ignavibacteriota bacterium encodes these proteins:
- a CDS encoding phosphomannomutase has translation MSQIPGFKAYDIRGKVPSELNADLAYKVGRAFVKHQNAKKVLIGRDVRESSPEISKALAQGLSDAGCNVIDLELCGTEMIYFGTPYLNADGGVMITASHNPPEYNGLKFVKHGSKPMGYDSGLNEIEQMILNNDLGEIATEKGKIETLDIMEDFTKSLSKFYDAEKINKYKIVVNAGNGCVGPALDSLEKYLPIEMIKVHHNPDSTFPNGVPNPLLPENRFSTIDAMKKSNADLGVAWDGDYDRCFFFDEKGNFIEGYYIVGLLAKSLLKKFPGEKIVHDPRLIWNTLEEVKNANGIAVESVSGHAFIKQKMREVNAIYGGEMSAHHYFRDNYYSDSGLIPFLLILELLSVENKTLSQLVGEMIENFPCSGEINSKVENPKDKLLQLKSKYSDGKLDEVDGISIEYPTWRFNVRMSNTEPLLRLNVESRNDIKLMEEKTKEILDFIRS, from the coding sequence ATGTCTCAAATTCCGGGATTTAAAGCTTACGATATTAGAGGAAAAGTTCCTTCAGAATTAAATGCAGATTTAGCTTACAAAGTTGGAAGAGCTTTTGTAAAACATCAAAATGCAAAAAAAGTTTTGATTGGAAGAGATGTTAGAGAATCTTCACCGGAAATTTCTAAAGCGCTTGCTCAAGGATTATCGGATGCCGGCTGTAATGTAATTGATTTAGAACTTTGCGGAACCGAAATGATTTATTTTGGAACTCCTTATCTAAATGCAGACGGCGGAGTTATGATTACTGCAAGCCACAATCCACCGGAATATAACGGATTGAAATTTGTAAAACATGGTTCAAAACCTATGGGATATGATTCCGGATTGAATGAAATTGAACAAATGATTTTGAATAATGATTTAGGCGAAATTGCTACAGAAAAAGGTAAAATTGAAACTCTTGATATTATGGAAGACTTCACTAAAAGTTTATCAAAGTTTTATGATGCTGAAAAAATCAACAAATATAAAATCGTAGTTAATGCCGGTAACGGCTGTGTTGGTCCGGCTCTAGATTCTTTAGAAAAATATTTACCGATTGAAATGATAAAAGTTCATCACAATCCCGATTCAACTTTTCCGAACGGTGTTCCAAATCCGTTATTACCGGAAAATAGATTTTCAACAATTGATGCAATGAAAAAATCCAATGCAGATTTAGGCGTTGCTTGGGATGGAGATTATGACAGATGTTTCTTCTTCGATGAAAAAGGAAATTTTATTGAAGGATATTATATTGTTGGATTATTGGCAAAATCATTACTTAAAAAATTTCCGGGTGAAAAAATTGTTCATGATCCTAGATTAATTTGGAATACTCTTGAAGAAGTAAAAAATGCAAATGGAATTGCGGTTGAATCGGTAAGCGGGCATGCATTTATTAAACAAAAAATGCGTGAAGTAAATGCAATTTACGGCGGTGAAATGTCGGCACATCATTATTTTAGAGATAATTATTATTCGGATAGCGGATTAATTCCGTTTCTACTAATTTTAGAATTGTTAAGTGTAGAAAACAAAACACTATCCCAACTAGTTGGTGAAATGATTGAAAATTTTCCATGTTCGGGAGAAATAAATTCAAAAGTCGAAAATCCGAAAGATAAATTATTACAATTAAAATCTAAGTATTCTGATGGAAAATTGGATGAAGTTGATGGAATCAGCATTGAATATCCAACTTGGAGATTTAATGTAAGAATGAGTAACACTGAACCATTGTTGAGATTAAATGTAGAATCACGAAATGATATAAAATTAATGGAAGAAAAAACTAAAGAAATTTTGGATTTTATTAGAAGCTAA
- a CDS encoding aldehyde dehydrogenase family protein: MGKEIFQLQFENKLNLKNSSAKERIGKLNKIEKWILANRDKVKTSLHKDFKKSFIETDLTEIYPVLSELKHAKRNLSSWIKPKSVRRTLTLLTHKVFIKYEAKGNVLIISPWNYPFLLTIGPLISAIAAGNVVIIKPSEFSENTGKLIEEMISELFPKNEIAVIRGNRNISSELLELNFDHIFFTGSTEVGKIIAKSAAEKLTSVTLELGGKSPVIIDETADLKSSAEKIVWGKFLNKGQTCIAPDYLLVNKNISSQFSNFLIEAIKKFYKSSENKIEENGDYARIISEKHHNKLTGMIENALANGSEIIYGGKHDLENKFIEPTLILTNCKNCKISDEEIFGPLLPIIEFEKIDEAIEWIKFRNFPLTIYIFCKNKKVIDIITSQTESGGVGINDLVVQFSHNYLPFGGVKNSGMGRSHGFAGFKTFSNERSYIKGGKINLLKIIYPPYTNFKKKIIDLLVRYF, from the coding sequence ATGGGAAAGGAAATATTTCAACTTCAATTCGAAAATAAATTAAATCTAAAAAATTCTTCTGCAAAAGAGAGAATTGGAAAATTAAATAAAATTGAGAAGTGGATTTTAGCCAATAGAGATAAGGTTAAAACATCACTTCACAAAGATTTTAAAAAATCTTTTATAGAAACTGATTTAACAGAAATCTATCCCGTTCTTTCCGAGTTAAAGCATGCGAAACGTAATTTATCAAGTTGGATAAAACCGAAAAGCGTAAGAAGGACGCTAACTTTATTAACTCATAAAGTATTTATTAAATATGAAGCCAAAGGAAATGTTTTAATAATTTCTCCGTGGAATTATCCATTTTTGCTAACAATTGGTCCATTGATTTCTGCAATTGCTGCTGGGAATGTTGTAATTATTAAACCAAGTGAATTTTCTGAAAATACCGGGAAATTAATTGAAGAGATGATTTCTGAATTATTTCCTAAAAATGAAATTGCAGTAATTAGAGGAAACAGAAATATTTCTTCCGAATTATTGGAACTGAATTTTGATCATATATTTTTTACCGGAAGTACCGAAGTTGGAAAAATTATTGCAAAATCTGCAGCAGAAAAATTAACAAGTGTAACTTTGGAACTTGGTGGAAAATCGCCTGTAATTATTGATGAAACTGCCGATTTAAAATCTTCAGCAGAAAAAATTGTTTGGGGAAAATTTTTAAATAAAGGTCAAACTTGCATTGCTCCCGATTATCTTTTAGTCAACAAAAATATTTCTTCACAATTTTCAAATTTTCTTATTGAAGCAATTAAGAAATTTTATAAAAGTTCTGAAAATAAAATTGAAGAAAATGGAGATTATGCAAGAATTATTTCAGAAAAACATCACAACAAATTGACCGGAATGATTGAAAATGCTTTAGCAAATGGAAGCGAAATAATTTATGGCGGAAAACATGATTTGGAAAATAAATTTATTGAGCCAACTTTAATATTAACAAATTGCAAAAATTGCAAAATTTCAGATGAAGAAATTTTTGGTCCGCTTTTACCAATTATAGAATTTGAAAAAATTGATGAAGCAATTGAATGGATTAAATTCCGCAATTTCCCATTAACGATTTATATTTTTTGTAAAAATAAAAAAGTTATAGATATAATTACATCGCAAACAGAATCCGGTGGAGTTGGAATTAATGATTTGGTTGTCCAATTCAGTCATAATTATTTACCATTTGGCGGAGTAAAAAACAGTGGAATGGGAAGGTCTCACGGTTTTGCTGGATTTAAAACCTTTTCAAATGAAAGATCATATATAAAAGGCGGTAAAATAAATTTATTAAAAATTATTTATCCGCCTTATACAAATTTCAAGAAAAAAATTATTGATTTATTAGTAAGATATTTTTAA
- a CDS encoding oligopeptide transporter, OPT family, translated as MSGLKSSEKPIGLPVNAYTELKPGEEYIPVMSPQSKIIEVTPYSVITGLIMAVLFSAAAAYLGLKVGQVFEAAIPIAILAVGFSNIFKKKDSMGQNVIIQSIGSTSGAVVAGAIFTLPGIYILNLEASFFQMFMASLFGAFLGILFLIPFRKYFVSEMHGKLPFPEGTATTEVLVAGEKGGTQAIVLISAGLIGGIYDFLISTFGTWAEIFTSRVVGIGQTIADNFKLVFRLNVSAAVVGLGYVIGLKYSLIIVAGSFVSWFVLIPIINYLGEFITSPIGANVQLLIKDMSAEQIFTNYVRHIGIGAIAMAGFIGIVRSSKVISSAISLAVKEIFGGKNNQDSSIRTQRDLSMKIIVGGIILTAIVLFVFFLYGVVFNLVHALAGLLIVMIMSFLFTTVAANAIAITGNNPVSGMTLMTLVLSSIILVAVGLSGASGMVSALIIGGVVCTALSVAGSFVTDLKIGYWLGSSPNKQEGWKFVGTIVSAATVVWIISLLDRIYGFAGGGLPAPQANAMAAVIQPLMSNQPAPWMLYIAGAFVSLILVMINVPALAFALGMYLPQEINTPLLIGGLIAHFVSTRSKDENLNNARRERGTLIASGFIAGGALMGVVSVIIKAVLKENNLPDWFMHEWAESNTAVVLAFIMFSLLCVYMIWDSLRAKKEE; from the coding sequence ATGAGTGGATTAAAATCAAGCGAAAAACCAATTGGTTTACCGGTAAATGCATACACTGAATTAAAACCAGGTGAAGAATATATTCCGGTAATGTCTCCACAATCAAAAATTATTGAAGTTACTCCATATTCTGTAATTACCGGTTTAATAATGGCTGTTTTGTTTTCGGCAGCTGCTGCATATTTGGGTTTAAAAGTGGGACAAGTTTTTGAAGCCGCAATTCCAATTGCAATTTTAGCTGTAGGATTTTCTAATATTTTTAAAAAGAAAGATTCAATGGGCCAAAATGTAATAATTCAATCAATCGGCTCAACATCTGGAGCAGTAGTTGCCGGAGCAATATTCACACTACCGGGAATTTATATTTTAAATTTGGAAGCATCTTTTTTTCAAATGTTTATGGCTTCTTTATTTGGCGCATTTTTAGGAATTTTATTTCTCATTCCATTTAGAAAATACTTCGTTTCAGAAATGCATGGAAAGCTTCCATTCCCAGAAGGCACTGCAACTACAGAAGTTTTAGTTGCCGGAGAAAAAGGTGGAACACAAGCAATTGTATTAATTAGTGCCGGATTGATCGGAGGTATTTATGATTTTTTAATTTCAACTTTCGGAACTTGGGCGGAAATATTTACTTCAAGAGTTGTGGGGATTGGGCAAACTATTGCTGATAATTTCAAATTAGTTTTTAGATTAAATGTAAGTGCTGCAGTTGTTGGATTAGGTTATGTAATTGGTTTAAAATATTCTCTTATAATTGTTGCTGGTTCATTTGTTTCATGGTTTGTGTTAATTCCAATTATAAATTATTTGGGAGAATTTATTACTTCACCAATTGGAGCAAATGTTCAACTTTTAATTAAGGATATGTCTGCCGAACAAATTTTTACAAATTATGTTCGTCATATTGGTATTGGAGCAATTGCAATGGCTGGATTTATTGGAATTGTTCGTTCATCTAAAGTAATTAGCTCAGCAATTTCTTTAGCTGTAAAAGAAATATTCGGAGGAAAGAATAATCAAGATTCATCCATTAGAACTCAACGAGATCTTTCAATGAAAATTATTGTTGGAGGAATTATTCTTACAGCAATTGTTCTTTTTGTTTTCTTTTTGTATGGCGTTGTTTTTAATCTTGTACATGCTTTAGCCGGATTATTAATTGTAATGATTATGTCATTTTTATTTACAACAGTTGCAGCTAATGCAATAGCAATTACCGGAAATAATCCGGTTTCTGGAATGACTTTGATGACATTAGTTTTATCATCAATAATACTAGTTGCAGTTGGCTTATCTGGTGCATCTGGAATGGTTTCAGCATTGATAATTGGCGGAGTTGTTTGCACAGCTCTTTCTGTTGCTGGTTCATTTGTAACTGATTTGAAAATTGGTTACTGGCTAGGTTCATCTCCAAACAAACAAGAAGGATGGAAATTTGTTGGAACAATAGTTTCTGCCGCAACAGTAGTTTGGATTATTTCTTTGTTAGATAGAATTTACGGATTTGCCGGTGGCGGTTTGCCAGCTCCGCAAGCTAATGCTATGGCGGCAGTAATTCAACCGTTAATGTCAAACCAGCCAGCTCCTTGGATGTTATACATTGCCGGCGCTTTCGTTTCTTTAATTCTTGTAATGATAAATGTTCCAGCTTTAGCTTTTGCACTTGGAATGTATTTGCCTCAAGAAATTAATACTCCATTATTAATTGGTGGTTTAATTGCTCATTTTGTATCAACAAGAAGTAAAGATGAAAATTTAAATAATGCAAGAAGAGAAAGAGGAACATTAATTGCTTCTGGATTCATTGCTGGAGGAGCTTTAATGGGTGTTGTAAGTGTAATAATTAAAGCTGTATTAAAAGAAAATAATTTACCAGATTGGTTTATGCATGAATGGGCAGAATCAAATACGGCTGTGGTTCTTGCGTTTATCATGTTCAGTTTATTATGTGTTTATATGATTTGGGATTCATTACGTGCAAAAAAAGAAGAATAA
- a CDS encoding S46 family peptidase has product MKIYYSRIFSAILILIFFTQLNLAQQKDEPVAESDIFDTGKMWTFDYPPIQYISETYGFTPTDEWFEDVRLSALRIPGCTASFVSEDGLIMTNNHCSTWHRDAVEKEGEDLEKTGFYAENLEAERKVPNMYAEQLAFMVDITDAINEAIEMGSTDEEKIKNKENKSKELVDYYNKETGLDCQLVSLFNGGKHSIYGYKRFNDIRLVFIPEESIASFGGDLDNFTYPRYDLDCTFFRVYDESGKPVTSNNFFKFSKNGVQKDQVIFSVGNPGTTNRLKTVSQIEYNRDITYRNRAFQFDTYYNLLEDLKYQYPDRADEFEDVRRRIGNAQKVFHYTQVGLLDPYIIARKRDFENKIRTEVEANDDLRAKYSHIWDAINKLREEMKPVESQLSAYRQTRFMGSQYFDIAKNIIEFAEQMNLPETERNPKYTKNLDSVKNSLYPDSFDSILENVKLEVQLDYIRMNLGNDNNFVQKLCGSYQGSEAVEYLLSKSALGNKENAMKFLENSASDILNSNDPLIYFVKNTKDKIDELTKKSKEIIDTESILENMLGKVLYEIYGTEIPPDANFTLRLSDGVLESFDYNGTKAIEKTTFYGMYDRYFGSEKTYPWNLPARWIEPPADFDLSTTFNFISTNDIVGGSSGSAVINKDAEIVGLAFDGNVASIIGNFIYLPEDNRMVSVASQAIIEVLDKVYKADRIVEEIKTGKIAD; this is encoded by the coding sequence ATGAAAATCTATTATTCAAGAATTTTTTCGGCAATTTTAATTTTAATATTTTTTACTCAATTGAATTTGGCACAGCAAAAAGATGAGCCGGTTGCAGAATCTGATATTTTTGATACCGGGAAAATGTGGACTTTTGATTATCCGCCAATTCAATATATTAGCGAAACTTATGGTTTTACTCCGACTGACGAATGGTTTGAAGATGTAAGATTATCTGCATTAAGAATTCCCGGATGCACAGCTTCTTTCGTTTCTGAAGATGGATTAATAATGACAAATAATCACTGCTCAACTTGGCACAGAGATGCCGTTGAAAAAGAAGGAGAAGATTTAGAAAAAACCGGTTTTTATGCAGAAAATTTAGAAGCTGAAAGAAAAGTTCCAAATATGTATGCTGAACAATTAGCATTTATGGTAGATATCACTGATGCAATTAATGAAGCAATTGAAATGGGTTCAACCGATGAAGAAAAAATTAAAAACAAAGAAAATAAATCAAAAGAATTAGTTGATTATTACAACAAAGAAACCGGATTGGATTGCCAATTAGTTTCGCTGTTTAACGGCGGAAAACATTCAATTTATGGATATAAAAGATTTAATGATATTAGATTAGTTTTTATTCCCGAAGAATCTATTGCATCTTTCGGCGGAGATTTGGATAATTTTACTTATCCGCGTTATGATTTGGATTGTACATTTTTCAGAGTTTATGATGAATCCGGAAAACCAGTAACATCAAATAATTTCTTCAAGTTTAGCAAAAACGGAGTTCAGAAAGATCAAGTAATTTTTTCCGTCGGAAATCCGGGTACAACAAACAGATTAAAAACTGTTTCGCAAATTGAATATAACAGAGATATTACTTACAGAAATAGAGCATTTCAGTTTGATACTTATTACAATTTGTTGGAAGATTTAAAATATCAATATCCCGATAGAGCAGATGAATTCGAAGATGTTAGAAGACGCATTGGAAATGCACAAAAAGTTTTTCATTATACACAAGTTGGTTTATTGGACCCTTACATAATTGCAAGAAAGCGAGATTTTGAAAATAAAATTAGAACTGAAGTTGAAGCTAATGATGATTTAAGAGCAAAATATAGTCACATTTGGGATGCAATAAATAAATTGCGCGAGGAAATGAAACCGGTTGAAAGTCAACTTTCTGCATACAGACAAACAAGATTTATGGGTTCTCAATATTTTGATATTGCAAAAAATATTATTGAATTTGCAGAACAAATGAATTTGCCGGAAACCGAAAGAAATCCAAAATATACAAAAAATCTTGACTCAGTTAAAAATTCACTTTATCCCGACTCATTTGATTCAATTTTAGAAAATGTAAAATTGGAAGTTCAGCTTGATTACATAAGAATGAATTTAGGCAACGATAATAATTTTGTACAAAAACTTTGCGGAAGTTACCAAGGAAGCGAAGCAGTTGAATATTTGCTAAGTAAATCAGCACTTGGAAATAAAGAAAACGCAATGAAATTTCTTGAAAATTCTGCAAGTGATATTCTCAACTCAAATGATCCATTAATTTATTTTGTAAAAAACACTAAAGATAAAATTGATGAACTTACTAAAAAGTCAAAAGAAATTATAGATACTGAAAGTATTTTAGAAAATATGTTGGGAAAAGTGTTATATGAAATTTACGGAACCGAAATTCCACCGGATGCAAATTTTACATTAAGATTAAGTGACGGTGTTTTAGAAAGTTTTGATTATAATGGAACAAAAGCTATTGAAAAAACAACTTTTTATGGAATGTATGATAGATATTTCGGAAGCGAGAAAACTTATCCTTGGAATTTACCGGCAAGATGGATTGAACCTCCGGCAGATTTTGATTTATCAACAACTTTTAATTTTATTTCCACAAATGATATTGTTGGCGGAAGTTCAGGAAGCGCTGTAATTAATAAAGATGCTGAAATAGTTGGTCTTGCTTTTGATGGAAACGTTGCTAGCATTATTGGCAATTTTATTTATTTACCGGAAGATAATAGAATGGTTTCAGTTGCTTCACAAGCAATTATTGAAGTTTTAGATAAAGTTTATAAAGCCGATAGAATTGTTGAGGAAATAAAAACCGGAAAAATTGCTGATTAA
- a CDS encoding aminotransferase class V-fold PLP-dependent enzyme, translating into MTEFEETRKYFPYIKNGLTYFNHAAVGPISSLVKEKLDEYLIQRSETIVENYFETIPQVQSAKEKISRLLNVDVNFLGWSDSVSNAMNIVAQGLDWKSGDQIILNDIEFPANVYPFLNLKNIGVEILFAKSENWIVDLPQIENLVSSKTKLISISMVQFLSGYKADIKAIGEFCNKKNIIFCVDGIQAAGNTKIDLQNVNVDFFAGGTQKWLMGLQGLSYFYISPKLFDKISPQYIGWTSVKNAWHFLDYNLELLDNAERFQNGTNSRISMIAIDESLSLFEKIGYVEIEKQILDNSIYFIQQLSEKGFDTILSNIDKKNIAGIVSIKHEKAEYILKILKERKIACSLREGLIRFSPHFYNTQDEINFVVNELSKINF; encoded by the coding sequence ATGACAGAATTTGAAGAAACTAGAAAATATTTTCCCTATATAAAAAATGGGTTAACCTATTTTAATCATGCTGCGGTTGGACCAATTTCATCACTTGTAAAAGAAAAATTAGATGAATATTTAATTCAGCGATCTGAGACTATTGTTGAAAATTATTTTGAAACAATTCCACAAGTTCAATCTGCAAAAGAGAAAATATCAAGATTGCTTAATGTTGATGTGAACTTTCTAGGTTGGAGTGACAGTGTTTCTAATGCTATGAATATTGTTGCACAAGGGTTGGATTGGAAATCCGGCGATCAAATAATTTTAAATGATATAGAATTCCCGGCAAATGTTTATCCATTTTTGAATCTTAAAAATATTGGAGTAGAAATTCTTTTTGCGAAATCTGAAAATTGGATTGTTGATTTACCTCAAATAGAAAATTTAGTTTCTTCTAAAACAAAACTTATTTCAATAAGTATGGTTCAATTTCTTTCGGGTTACAAAGCAGATATTAAAGCAATCGGTGAATTTTGTAATAAGAAAAATATAATATTCTGTGTTGATGGAATTCAAGCTGCTGGAAATACTAAAATTGATTTGCAAAATGTTAATGTTGATTTTTTTGCCGGAGGAACACAAAAATGGTTAATGGGATTGCAAGGATTATCATACTTTTATATTTCACCAAAATTATTTGATAAAATTTCTCCCCAATATATTGGCTGGACTTCAGTAAAAAACGCATGGCATTTTTTGGATTACAATCTTGAATTACTTGATAATGCCGAACGTTTTCAAAACGGAACAAATTCTAGAATTTCAATGATTGCAATTGATGAATCACTAAGTTTGTTTGAAAAAATTGGTTATGTGGAAATTGAAAAACAAATTTTAGATAATTCGATTTATTTCATTCAGCAACTTTCTGAAAAGGGTTTTGATACAATTTTAAGCAATATCGATAAGAAAAATATTGCCGGAATAGTTTCGATTAAACATGAAAAAGCAGAATACATTTTAAAAATTCTTAAAGAAAGAAAAATTGCATGTTCATTGCGTGAAGGTTTAATAAGATTCTCTCCTCATTTTTATAATACACAAGATGAAATAAATTTTGTAGTAAATGAATTATCAAAAATAAATTTCTAA
- a CDS encoding S8 family serine peptidase — protein MKKLLFVSLILFAINILIAQQNEQTFISLRNTGVEKFQQKFPEYDGRGTIILVLDTGVDMGVDGLTTTSTGEIKVIDVQDFTGQGDIPFFEAEIDEENDVEYFVNETKGYKISGANKLQFKATDDKYFIGVIDETLWKNSGSGVDDVNGNKKTDDKFYFVTFQTLENSEKFWVVFLDLNNNGKLDDEKPLRNYKEKFDSFTFPIENSLPGFTLGLNILPENKIVSFYFDDGSHGTHCAGIAAGNKIGNNELYGIAPGAKVMGLKLGNNNFAGGATVTESMKKAYLYADKISKERKEPCIINMSFGIGSEIEQHADIEKFLDELVKNNPYLYISTSNSNEGPGLSTTGLPSSLNSIFSTGAVLAQEVGNDLYGTTLDKDIILHFSSRGGEVSKPDVVAPGACVSTVPNFSGGDRFWGTSMASPYSAGVMSVLLGAANVEYPDVKIPSRFLYKVLKESATKMEGYDFIDQGNGLINIEAAYNLLKKYIDNDEIKNFETYTTKAFAPNMPNYSAQNLYIRDASFLNGNEKFTFRITRDNTIDSEKFYRMFNLKSSVDWLKPVQKKVHIRNDQTTIVNATINPEILKTPGLYNAKILASRADNLANPEFELMATFIVPYEFNSSNKYGLTFSNEKLMPGLHKRYFLKIPVGTSNLKININAEGKNYSSLRYYLHDPDGREKYFGMFDSEENVNISNQIDDLTPGIYELVILGQFTSLKESTYNLNLEIDGTNIIENSIAEKKSVTIVNYFGEEKTLKVKGNLQGYKKNYKVKISGNNVHKIPFELKNGESKKEFEISLSKEDFNKVTDFALMIYDESGKAVDVNGLSYFSGQSSVSKKTNENEKIEKYEFVLIPAFANADAELEANICEKTYFAENEKISMKDQNITLFPFNEIKLSVNFDEPKISKPAETKYFVELIFNSTNTNEVEFKKVITINSKE, from the coding sequence ATGAAAAAATTATTATTTGTTTCATTAATTCTTTTTGCAATTAATATTTTAATTGCACAGCAAAATGAACAGACTTTTATTTCTCTAAGAAATACCGGAGTTGAAAAATTCCAGCAAAAATTTCCAGAGTATGATGGAAGAGGAACAATAATTTTAGTTTTAGATACCGGCGTTGATATGGGGGTTGATGGTTTAACAACAACCTCAACTGGCGAAATAAAAGTAATTGATGTTCAAGATTTTACGGGGCAAGGAGATATTCCATTTTTTGAAGCCGAAATTGATGAAGAAAATGATGTGGAATATTTTGTGAATGAAACTAAAGGTTATAAAATTTCCGGAGCAAATAAATTACAATTTAAAGCAACAGATGATAAATATTTTATCGGTGTAATTGATGAAACACTTTGGAAAAATTCCGGTTCCGGAGTTGATGATGTAAATGGAAATAAAAAAACAGACGATAAATTTTATTTTGTGACATTTCAAACTCTAGAAAATTCGGAAAAATTTTGGGTCGTGTTTTTAGATCTAAATAATAATGGAAAACTTGATGATGAGAAACCTTTAAGAAATTATAAAGAAAAATTTGATTCATTTACTTTCCCCATAGAGAATAGTCTGCCCGGTTTTACTCTCGGCTTAAATATTCTTCCGGAAAACAAAATTGTAAGTTTTTATTTTGATGATGGTTCTCATGGAACTCACTGCGCTGGTATTGCTGCCGGAAATAAAATTGGTAACAATGAATTATATGGAATTGCACCCGGCGCAAAAGTTATGGGATTAAAACTTGGGAACAATAATTTTGCTGGCGGTGCAACGGTTACAGAAAGTATGAAAAAAGCTTATTTGTATGCCGATAAAATTTCTAAAGAAAGAAAAGAACCTTGCATTATTAATATGAGTTTTGGAATTGGCTCTGAGATAGAACAGCATGCTGATATTGAAAAATTTTTAGATGAACTGGTTAAGAATAATCCATATTTATATATATCAACTTCAAACAGTAATGAAGGTCCGGGACTCTCAACAACCGGTTTACCTTCTTCTCTAAATTCTATTTTTTCAACTGGAGCGGTTTTGGCTCAAGAAGTTGGAAATGATTTATACGGTACCACTTTGGATAAAGATATAATTTTACATTTTAGTTCTCGCGGCGGAGAAGTTAGTAAACCGGATGTTGTTGCACCGGGAGCTTGTGTTTCTACTGTTCCAAATTTTAGCGGTGGCGACAGATTTTGGGGAACTTCAATGGCATCTCCATATTCAGCTGGAGTTATGTCGGTATTGCTTGGAGCTGCAAATGTTGAATATCCGGATGTTAAAATTCCTTCTCGATTTTTATATAAAGTTCTAAAAGAAAGTGCAACAAAAATGGAAGGATATGATTTTATTGATCAAGGTAACGGACTTATAAATATTGAAGCTGCATATAATCTGCTTAAAAAATATATTGATAACGATGAAATCAAAAACTTTGAGACGTATACTACAAAGGCATTTGCTCCTAATATGCCGAATTATTCCGCACAAAATTTATACATTAGAGATGCATCATTCTTAAATGGAAACGAAAAATTTACATTTAGAATTACAAGAGATAATACAATTGATTCTGAGAAATTTTACAGAATGTTCAATTTAAAAAGTAGTGTGGATTGGTTAAAACCGGTTCAGAAAAAAGTGCATATTAGAAATGATCAAACAACAATTGTAAATGCAACAATAAATCCGGAAATTCTAAAAACTCCCGGTTTGTATAATGCCAAAATACTTGCATCACGAGCTGATAATTTAGCTAATCCGGAATTTGAATTAATGGCAACTTTTATTGTGCCATATGAATTTAATTCATCAAATAAATATGGTTTAACTTTTTCAAATGAAAAATTAATGCCCGGATTGCACAAAAGATATTTTTTAAAAATTCCAGTTGGAACTTCAAATCTTAAAATAAATATTAATGCCGAAGGTAAAAATTATTCTTCATTAAGATATTATCTGCATGATCCCGATGGACGAGAAAAATATTTTGGAATGTTTGATTCGGAAGAAAATGTTAATATCTCAAACCAAATTGATGATTTAACTCCAGGAATTTATGAGCTTGTAATACTTGGACAATTTACGTCTTTGAAAGAATCGACATATAATCTTAATCTTGAAATTGATGGTACAAATATTATTGAAAATTCAATTGCAGAAAAAAAATCTGTAACCATTGTAAATTATTTTGGCGAAGAAAAAACTTTAAAAGTAAAAGGAAATTTACAGGGCTATAAGAAAAATTATAAAGTAAAAATAAGTGGTAATAATGTTCATAAAATTCCATTTGAATTGAAAAATGGTGAAAGTAAAAAAGAATTTGAAATTAGTTTAAGCAAAGAAGATTTTAATAAAGTTACTGATTTTGCTTTAATGATTTATGATGAAAGCGGCAAAGCTGTTGATGTTAACGGTCTATCATATTTTTCCGGTCAATCTTCAGTATCAAAGAAAACTAATGAAAATGAAAAAATTGAAAAATATGAATTTGTATTAATTCCAGCTTTTGCTAATGCTGATGCGGAGTTAGAAGCGAATATTTGTGAAAAAACTTACTTTGCAGAAAATGAAAAAATTTCTATGAAAGATCAAAATATTACGTTATTTCCGTTTAATGAAATTAAACTTTCTGTAAATTTTGATGAGCCAAAAATATCCAAACCAGCTGAAACAAAATATTTTGTTGAATTGATTTTTAATTCGACAAATACAAATGAAGTTGAATTCAAAAAAGTTATTACAATAAATTCTAAGGAATAA